A genome region from Mercenaria mercenaria strain notata chromosome 11, MADL_Memer_1, whole genome shotgun sequence includes the following:
- the LOC123531307 gene encoding polycomb complex protein BMI-1-like isoform X2: MNRTTRIKITELNPHVICVLCGGYYINATTITECLHSFCRTCITRYLETSKYCPVCDVMVHKTRPLDYIRSDKTLQDLVYKLVPGLYKSEMKRRREYYAVVDSPGVSQPPSEDRGDEFFDRIIYTEDEKISLSLELCAEGVPFKTPINVHGHTGPENIRIKDVRYLQCPAAFSIGNLKKFIRMKFDLKMKFEIDIFHTAEPLPDYYSLMDIAYIYTWTRRAPLRLYYTVFERKLPPKAPDPISRDQSNSVNNNNNRA, encoded by the exons ATGAACAGAACGACCAGGATTAAGATTACAGAACTGAACCCGCACGTGATTTGCGTGCTGTGTGGAGGCTACTATATTAATGCAACAACTATCACAGAATGCCTACATTCAT TTTGCCGCACGTGCATTACTCGTTACCTAGAGACGAGCAAGTACTGCCCAGTCTGTGATGTAATGGTACACAAGACACGCCCACTAGACTATATACG atcAGACAAAACGTTACAAGATCTTGTTTACAAACTAGTGCCTGGGTTATATAAAA GTGAAATGAAACGCCGTCGGGAATATTACGCCGTTGTAGATTCTCCTGGAG TGTCACAGCCACCGAGCGAGGACCGAGGGGACGAATTCTTTGACAGAATTATTTACACAGAGGACGAGAAAATTAGCTTGTCACTGGAGTTGTGTGCAGA GGGTGTTCCTTTCAAAACTCCAATCAATGTTCATGGACATACCGGCCCAGAAAATATCAGG ataaaagATGTCCGTTATCTTCAATGCCCTGCTGCGTTCTCGATTGGAAACCTGAAAAAGTTTATTCGTATGAAGTTTGACCTTAAGATGAAATTTGAG ATTGATATTTTCCACACCGCAGAACCTCTGCCTGATTACTACTCTCTGATGGATATAGCATACATCTACACGTGGACACGA AGAGCACCGTTAAGGCTTTACTACACCGTCTTCGAAAGGAAACTGCCCCCAAAAGCTCCGGATCCAATATCACGTGACCAGTCAAACAgtgtcaacaacaacaacaacagagcGTGA